A single Natrinema pellirubrum DSM 15624 DNA region contains:
- a CDS encoding DUF6230 family protein has product MYRRKRLATGTVASFLIVALVGLVVLSSGTAYATAMATASGSGFTVTADEIRSDDFLLYPSIGEDTEGTTPVAVVEQRGVEIDGMVLSGEKSIPMIDGSMEISFAADGTVKADEQYIKLTDLKAEEATFNGQVVNAQATDNPEQQFQQTAGGNADPEDGYLTDISGEQPGMVQEDVEMEAVYLASNEISLPGLDVDVEYHPDG; this is encoded by the coding sequence ATGTACCGCCGAAAGCGACTCGCGACCGGGACCGTCGCGTCGTTCCTGATCGTCGCCCTGGTCGGTCTCGTCGTCCTCTCGTCGGGGACGGCCTACGCGACGGCGATGGCTACCGCCAGCGGCAGCGGCTTTACGGTCACGGCCGACGAGATCAGATCGGACGACTTCCTCCTCTATCCCAGCATCGGGGAGGACACCGAGGGGACGACGCCGGTCGCCGTCGTCGAACAACGCGGCGTCGAGATCGACGGCATGGTACTGAGCGGCGAGAAGTCGATACCCATGATCGACGGCTCGATGGAGATTTCCTTCGCCGCTGACGGGACGGTCAAAGCGGACGAGCAGTACATCAAGCTCACCGACCTGAAGGCAGAAGAGGCGACATTCAACGGACAGGTCGTCAACGCACAGGCGACCGACAACCCGGAACAGCAGTTCCAGCAGACGGCCGGTGGCAACGCCGATCCCGAGGACGGCTACCTCACGGACATCTCCGGGGAACAGCCCGGAATGGTGCAGGAAGACGTCGAGATGGAAGCGGTGTATCTCGCCTCGAACGAGATCTCACTCCCCGGTCTCGACGTTGACGTGGAGTACCACCCCGACGGGTGA
- a CDS encoding deoxyribonuclease IV: MKVGAHVSISGSRVSSDDETPPYDDLRNAVHRQLAFGGNCGQIFTTSPQVWQQPEIGDEAADGFREETDEELEGPWVIHSSYLVNLCTPKDDLRRKSKESMQAELDAAERLGIPYVNVHLGAHTGAGVEGGLDNAASLIDDLEVPEGVQILIESDAGSGTKLGGEFDHLAGIIDRTDTDIGICIDTAHTLVAGNDLTTPEAVDETVGRFDDEVGLEYLEYIHLNDSKHDVGTHKDEHAHIGEGYIGEDGMKAIVNHPDLRDLPFALETPTEDGRGFAWNIEKVQELRED; the protein is encoded by the coding sequence ATGAAGGTCGGCGCACACGTCTCGATCTCCGGCTCGCGCGTCTCTTCCGACGACGAAACACCGCCGTACGACGATCTCCGCAACGCCGTCCACCGTCAACTCGCTTTCGGCGGCAACTGTGGCCAGATCTTCACCACCTCGCCGCAAGTCTGGCAACAACCCGAAATCGGCGACGAGGCCGCTGACGGGTTCCGGGAAGAGACCGACGAGGAACTCGAGGGGCCGTGGGTGATCCACTCCTCGTATCTCGTCAATCTCTGTACGCCCAAGGACGATCTCCGCCGGAAGTCCAAAGAGAGCATGCAGGCGGAACTCGATGCCGCCGAGCGACTGGGAATTCCCTACGTCAACGTCCACCTCGGGGCACACACCGGCGCGGGCGTCGAGGGTGGCCTCGACAACGCCGCGAGCCTGATCGACGACCTCGAGGTCCCCGAGGGCGTCCAGATTCTCATCGAATCCGACGCGGGCAGCGGGACGAAACTCGGCGGCGAGTTCGACCATCTGGCGGGGATCATCGATCGCACCGACACCGACATCGGGATCTGTATCGACACCGCCCACACGCTCGTCGCGGGCAACGACCTCACGACCCCCGAGGCGGTCGACGAGACCGTCGGCCGCTTCGACGACGAGGTCGGCCTCGAGTACCTCGAGTACATCCACCTCAACGACTCGAAACACGACGTGGGCACCCACAAGGACGAACACGCCCACATCGGCGAGGGCTACATCGGCGAGGACGGAATGAAAGCGATCGTCAACCACCCCGACCTGCGGGACCTTCCCTTTGCCCTCGAAACGCCGACCGAGGACGGCCGTGGCTTCGCGTGGAACATCGAGAAAGTACAGGAACTGCGCGAGGACTAA
- a CDS encoding helix-turn-helix domain-containing protein yields the protein MRYAKCVIIPDEEGLHPLDRRIAEHPDVTRELLHNVNLLVDDTIVALYQFSGDRNALESILSSSPMANQHQLSSADGEHHAYIHLEADDRLVGLLSMLREFEFIYDTPLEFTRRGGLRVTMIGDVKSFQKAVPDVPDGIRLKLLKTGRYEPNTDRLFSQLTGRQQEILRTAVEMGYYDVPRAVTHEDIGEALGCTGGTVGGHLRRIEATLLTQIVP from the coding sequence ATGAGATACGCGAAATGTGTTATCATTCCCGATGAGGAGGGATTGCATCCGCTCGATCGACGGATCGCCGAACACCCGGACGTGACGCGTGAACTACTCCACAACGTCAACCTCCTCGTCGATGATACGATCGTCGCGCTCTATCAGTTCTCGGGCGATAGAAACGCTCTCGAGTCGATCCTGTCGTCATCACCGATGGCTAATCAGCACCAGCTTTCGAGCGCCGACGGCGAACACCACGCCTACATCCACCTCGAGGCGGACGACCGGCTCGTCGGGCTGTTGAGCATGCTCAGGGAGTTCGAGTTCATCTACGATACGCCCCTCGAGTTCACTCGCCGTGGGGGCCTCCGGGTCACGATGATCGGTGACGTAAAGAGTTTCCAGAAGGCCGTTCCGGACGTTCCCGACGGGATCAGGCTCAAACTCCTCAAGACCGGCCGGTACGAACCGAACACCGATCGGCTGTTCTCACAGTTGACCGGGCGCCAACAGGAGATCCTCCGGACCGCCGTCGAGATGGGGTACTACGACGTTCCACGGGCGGTGACACACGAGGATATCGGCGAGGCGCTTGGCTGTACCGGGGGGACGGTCGGCGGCCACCTGCGACGGATCGAGGCGACGCTGCTTACCCAGATCGTCCCCTGA
- a CDS encoding class I SAM-dependent methyltransferase, with protein MREFSESYLSRTREGMWADSREALEPLALDTRDRILDVGCGTGELSRVLAAESPGEVIGCDADPDLLSAADAHVPVVAGDAFRLPFPDDTFDLVVCQALLINLPDPAAAIAEFARVSTDLVAAVEPDNAAVEIDSSVDAEDDLERRARGAYIDGVPTDVALGADAREEFDDAGLAVLETRRYDHVRTVEPPYSEGALRNARRKATGAGLADDRETMLSGPLTEAEYDDLRGSWREMGRTVIEQMEAEEYRRTEAVPFFVTVGRVPRS; from the coding sequence GTGCGCGAGTTCTCCGAATCGTACCTCAGCCGGACCCGCGAGGGGATGTGGGCCGACTCTCGCGAGGCCCTCGAGCCGCTGGCCCTCGACACCCGCGACCGAATCCTCGACGTGGGCTGTGGGACCGGCGAACTGAGCCGGGTCCTCGCGGCGGAATCGCCGGGCGAGGTGATCGGCTGCGATGCCGACCCGGACCTGCTTTCGGCGGCCGACGCTCACGTCCCGGTCGTCGCCGGCGACGCCTTCCGGCTGCCGTTTCCGGACGACACGTTCGACCTCGTTGTCTGTCAGGCGCTGCTGATCAACCTGCCCGATCCCGCGGCCGCAATCGCCGAGTTCGCCCGCGTCTCGACGGATCTCGTCGCGGCCGTCGAACCCGACAACGCCGCGGTCGAGATCGACTCGAGCGTCGACGCCGAGGACGACCTCGAGCGGCGGGCACGCGGAGCCTACATCGACGGCGTGCCGACGGACGTCGCGCTCGGGGCCGACGCCCGCGAGGAATTCGACGATGCAGGGCTCGCAGTCCTCGAGACGCGTCGGTACGATCACGTCCGGACGGTCGAACCACCGTACAGCGAAGGCGCGCTGCGGAACGCTCGCCGGAAAGCGACCGGTGCGGGGCTGGCAGACGATCGGGAGACGATGCTCTCGGGGCCGTTGACCGAGGCGGAGTACGACGACCTCCGCGGCTCGTGGCGGGAGATGGGACGGACCGTCATCGAGCAGATGGAAGCGGAGGAGTATCGCCGGACGGAAGCGGTCCCATTTTTCGTTACCGTGGGCAGGGTCCCCCGATCGTAG
- a CDS encoding ABC transporter ATP-binding protein, protein MAAIELEGLTKDYGEVLANDDVTFSVEEGEIFGYLGPNGAGKTTTIRTLLGLLSPTAGTARLLGNDVTDEAQLLAAKRRLGYLPDDPGFDETATGRAVLDLHASLKGDERSAELLELFDPPLDREIREYSRGNVQKLGLVTTFMHDPDLVILDEPTSGLDPLLQRRFEEFLRAERERGLTVFFSSHILSEVRKLCDRVGIIRGGRLVTVEPVESLLDRSGKFVRIHAAESIPVDALEIDGVHGIESETGPSDGTDYAFTFTGDVNALLGALREYRLHDLSIEEAPLEEVFMRFYDDTDGSERNGADLTVGPGAASGGEDDV, encoded by the coding sequence ATGGCAGCAATCGAACTCGAGGGGCTCACGAAAGATTACGGCGAGGTACTCGCCAACGACGACGTGACGTTTTCGGTCGAGGAAGGGGAGATTTTCGGGTATCTCGGCCCCAACGGCGCGGGGAAAACGACGACCATCCGGACGCTGCTCGGACTGCTCTCACCGACCGCGGGGACGGCTCGGTTGCTCGGCAACGACGTGACCGACGAGGCGCAACTGCTCGCGGCCAAACGCCGACTCGGCTACCTCCCCGACGATCCGGGGTTCGACGAGACGGCGACCGGTCGGGCGGTCCTCGACCTCCACGCATCGCTCAAGGGCGACGAGCGAAGCGCGGAGTTGCTCGAACTGTTCGATCCGCCGCTCGACCGCGAAATCAGGGAGTATTCGCGCGGAAACGTCCAGAAGCTGGGGCTGGTAACGACGTTCATGCACGATCCCGATCTGGTGATCTTGGACGAGCCGACAAGCGGATTGGATCCACTCCTCCAACGACGGTTCGAGGAGTTCCTCCGGGCCGAGCGGGAGCGCGGGCTGACGGTGTTTTTCTCCTCGCACATCCTGAGCGAGGTGCGAAAGCTGTGTGACCGCGTGGGTATCATCCGTGGTGGCCGACTCGTCACGGTCGAGCCGGTGGAATCGCTGCTGGATAGGAGCGGCAAGTTCGTCCGGATACACGCCGCGGAGTCGATTCCGGTCGACGCCCTCGAGATCGACGGGGTCCACGGCATCGAGTCCGAGACGGGGCCGAGCGACGGGACCGACTACGCGTTCACGTTCACCGGCGACGTCAACGCCTTGCTCGGGGCCCTTCGAGAGTACCGGTTGCACGATCTGTCGATCGAGGAAGCGCCGCTCGAGGAGGTTTTCATGCGGTTCTACGACGATACCGACGGGAGCGAACGGAACGGGGCGGATCTGACCGTCGGGCCCGGTGCGGCGAGTGGGGGTGAAGACGATGTTTGA
- a CDS encoding DUF6114 domain-containing protein codes for MSPENEQDETDTLPARARSRWSRVSQWSGTRWGRFNTWRAGRPFLGGLLLCLAGVLITWVPMQILPDLAFIGGQMAGFLAIGALFGVFVFLTGIYVLVKPAHADVAGVVGTVLAIFSLFGSLGGLLVGMLLGILGGNLCLAWKPRDDVVDDAVSEPSVVDKAAARIDAGFGRLVGRLLLSCRAGIDRIKRWGTDE; via the coding sequence ATGTCGCCCGAAAACGAGCAGGACGAGACCGATACGCTTCCCGCACGGGCCAGGAGCCGGTGGAGCAGGGTCAGCCAGTGGAGCGGGACCAGATGGGGCCGGTTCAACACCTGGCGGGCCGGACGGCCGTTCCTCGGTGGGCTCTTGCTGTGTCTGGCCGGGGTCCTGATCACCTGGGTGCCGATGCAGATCCTGCCGGATCTCGCCTTCATCGGCGGACAGATGGCGGGCTTTCTCGCGATCGGTGCCCTCTTCGGCGTGTTCGTCTTTCTGACGGGGATCTACGTGCTGGTCAAGCCGGCACACGCCGACGTCGCCGGCGTCGTCGGGACCGTCCTGGCGATCTTCTCGCTGTTCGGATCCCTCGGCGGGTTGCTGGTTGGCATGCTGCTTGGGATTCTCGGCGGGAACCTCTGTCTCGCCTGGAAGCCACGCGACGATGTCGTCGACGACGCCGTCTCGGAGCCGAGCGTCGTCGACAAGGCGGCGGCCCGGATCGACGCGGGGTTCGGTCGCCTCGTCGGACGGCTACTCCTGAGTTGCCGTGCGGGCATCGACCGAATCAAACGGTGGGGTACCGACGAGTGA